The region TGTAACAAATAGCGATGGATTATCCGTAGCTATTTGTGCCATTTCTGTCTCAGAAATGCCACAATTCGCGACGGATTATCCGTCGCTATTTGTGCCATTTCTGTCTCAGAAATGCCACAATTCGCGACGAATTATCCGTCGCTATTTGTGCCATTTCTGTCTCAGAAATGCCACAATTCGCGAcggattatccgtcgctaattataatacattagcgacggatcataatccgtcgctaattgtggAATTTCTGAGACAGAAATGGCACAAATAGCGACGgataatccgtcgctatttgTTATAAATCCGTCGCCATTTTTACTGATTTTGGCAGAATTTTACGGTTTGCAGCCGATTTTTCCGTTTATTCCTGTTGTTTTACACCTATTAAATACAGTAACGTTAATGCGTTCATAAATCACaataaattgaaacaaacaCTGAATATATATAAGTAATATTAAAGTATACATATAACATCCGAGAGTTAAAACCCGCAATTTGTTTGGAAAATAAACTAGGAGAAGTCTACAAATCTGTAGTGTCGCCGCCGTCTGGCGGGGGAGGGGGGAACTGTGGTCGATACTCTGAAGGGAGAGTAGGCATCAACCTCGCGATCTCCTCACGGATAAGCTGGGCCATGCTCTCCTGCTGCTCACGCCGCGCAGCCGCCAATTGCTCCGCCAACTCCTGTCTCTGCTTCTCTGCTAGGCTCTTCTCAACCTCACGCAGACCCTCTTGAATGCCGGCCTGAACACGGCGATCGATGTCCTCTTCTGTCTGCTGCGACGTCCTGGAAGAGCTGCCTCGCTGCGTCCTACTGCTCGGGCCTGCATATCTGCTGCTCGCCGAACCTAGGCCGTACACCCGGtgcttcttgttgacgccctcaATGTCTAGAAACAGCTGGGTCTCGTTCACCTCCGCTGGACTCGCAGAGCTACCCTCTCCGGTCTGCGATTGTGTCGCGGCAGCGAGCCTCTGAGCGATGGCATCCTACAAAACAGTTACAAATCAAACATATCAATTTAgttttataacaaataaaaaagtatataaaattagataatccTAATTTCTAACAAAATTTCAGCAGCATTTTCGCTATAATAtcagcatcacccatttttcagggaagtcctgcaagtaAATACAATATATAACACAGCCACCAAATACTTTCAATCTAATTACAAAAACGTTAAGTCCATACAAGCtatataatttcaatttaaacctaatataTTTAACAAGTATAATATTTTCAACACTTAAACATTTACACAACTTATAAACTTTCAAATGTGATAAAGACTTACAGTCATGTCTTGGGCCCGCTTGTCGACCGTTCTCTTGTCAGCCTTTGTTGAGTGAAGGCGACTGTACAGCTCCGTCGCAGTCGGCTCCCGGTCGAGCTCCTTAGCCTATcagaaaaatacaatttcattagtattaaaataaaaccaaatacgttattaagttatttaattaCTGAATTTAGAGACAAACCATCACATCCATATTCTTGATAGCGGAGCGAGATCCCCCGGTATGGCGAACAGGTCCAGTACCAGCGCCAGCCGGCTCGCTCATCCGGTTTGCCCGGGCTATCTCtgattttttcttctctttctctGTGTCCCAGAAAGCATTCCAGGCCTCCCAGATTTCCTGGTTCACAGATGTGTGCTTAGGTTTCAACTTCTTCATTTTATGGATATTGTCTTTGTACCGAGTGGCTGCGTGGGTCATGAAGACCTGTCTGATGAGCCCCTCGCTGTAGGCCGACGTATCCCACCAGAACTTTTTCTGCAAAAGTAATAACATGAGCTGTGAGTTAGCATTTCCACAGAAATCACAACTTAAATAtatgaaactgaaaatttaattacctgAAATTCTTGAAAATAGAACTCCCTCTGGTCAGCTGTCAGAAAGCGCCATGCTGATCCAGTCTCGAACCAGCATTGTCTGAAAATGTCCCGTATAGCCCTAGAAACAGGCCCAGAGTCCAGCAACAATGTCCTGTGATTTAATAAGCATAATGTTATTTTCAACAcatattaattacatattacaatatacaaaaattaaaaaatttgtccTCAAACCTGCTACGGTCCGGGCGAACCATCGCCCTACCCTGGTCGTCCAGAATAGCTGGTGGCTCGCCAGGCTCACGCTGCTGAAGAGGCTGAACAGGTCCTTCAGCCTGCCCCTGCTGCTGCGCCTCGGTATCAGGCTCCGTAGGGTCTCCCTGTCCACGTCCTCGGCCTGATCCCCGGCCTGAACCTCTGCCTGAGCCTCTTCCCCTCATACCTGTAAACATGTCAAGCTTAATTTTCCACAACCAGACAACATATTATAACAATACAATTATACAGCCATACGTGAAACAtataactaataattaatatgaattcaaattcaaaaggtacacttgaataatataattaagaaacataattataattaagaaaCAATGTAATACATAAAATCTACTGTACACAACTAAAGTTCTTCACtttcatcttcgtctgatgaggatgcgaTGAACTCATCTAATTCTGTTTCTTCTTCAGGAGGCACGAACAACGCATCTTCATCAGCTTCTCCATTTTGATCAGCCAAACATGTCGGATTTTTGTCCGTTGCAACAAcgagaggattttcttctatcTCATCTTGAAAGGCCGAGATAATCCCctcgggcatgtcaagttctGATCGCGCCTTTATTctgcaaactgcccaccaatttaatTTATCCCTTCTTTTACTCGGATATGGCAGGTAATGAACTTGGTCGGCCTGTTCGGCTAAGATGAATGGTTCATACTTATTGTATCTCTTTCTGTTATTAATATCCACcatgttatattttttgttactaattGTGCCGGAATTATGAACTGGGCCAAACCACTCGCATTTAAATAAGACAGTCGTCTTCATTGGAAGCGCcggatactctaactcaattatgtcggtcagaactccataaaagtcattttcgctATCGACATATTGAGTTCCCTTCACGCAGACTCCATTATTCATCGTAAGTTGTTCCTCCCCATAAGCTTGAGTCTGAAACTTGTATCCGTTTACACGATACCCCTTAAATGTTCTGACGGATCTGAGAGGTCCTTTAGCGAGACTAAGAATGAAGGGATTGGTACAGACAGTTGGATCTTGCACCTGTAGCGTAAAAGTGTATTATTAATCGAGACTTTTTATTGAAAGAATCGaaatataatttgtaaaatacttacatattgttgGAACCAGTAGGCAAAGTCAGTCTCGAACTTCGCTTCAATTTGCGAGGTGCTGATTTTGGGGTTTCCTCTACGCAACTCGCCCTCGAAAACCCTTTAGTTAAGAAGAAAACATTAATTGCAA is a window of Mercurialis annua linkage group LG2, ddMerAnnu1.2, whole genome shotgun sequence DNA encoding:
- the LOC126668307 gene encoding uncharacterized protein LOC126668307; translated protein: MRGRGSGRGSGRGSGRGRGQGDPTEPDTEAQQQGQAEGPVQPLQQREPGEPPAILDDQGRAMVRPDRSRTLLLDSGPVSRAIRDIFRQCWFETGSAWRFLTADQREFYFQEFQKKFWWDTSAYSEGLIRQVFMTHAATRYKDNIHKMKKLKPKHTSVNQEIWEAWNAFWDTEKEKKKSEIARANRMSEPAGAGTGPVRHTGGSRSAIKNMDVMAKELDREPTATELYSRLHSTKADKRTVDKRAQDMTDFPEKWDAIAQRLAAATQSQTGEGSSASPAEVNETQLFLDIEGVNKKHRVYGLGSASSRYAGPSSRTQRGSSSRTSQQTEEDIDRRVQAGIQEGLREVEKSLAEKQRQELAEQLAAARREQQESMAQLIREEIARLMPTLPSEYRPQFPPPPPDGGDTTDL